One region of Priestia megaterium genomic DNA includes:
- a CDS encoding STAS domain-containing protein, with protein MSMLEYVPIPYFLVDTEFNILEWSQQSGHLFKPSANFLDLVDVFSQEKARKFLSLRQKDSRELSVDEPHDEQTLVQSRGQAIQKVELVMQTNDSPYSLFECLIQWDSDIGHLVCIRQDERIQELTNLVQDHRKRLADTDFELLEQKERLEKSLQKIKQLSASFIKLSSKVGLIPLFGDLDTALVAENTSILQNFAHEGNYTTLLFDFGGLDILTTEGIQAFAGFMQSFYLMGITCYIIGMKPHHTAALKNRTFGDQIIYMNNLSEIIAVNKNVS; from the coding sequence ATGTCGATGCTTGAATATGTTCCAATTCCTTACTTTCTAGTGGATACTGAATTTAATATTTTGGAATGGTCGCAACAATCAGGTCATTTATTTAAGCCTTCAGCTAATTTTTTAGATCTTGTAGACGTATTTAGTCAAGAAAAGGCGAGAAAGTTTTTAAGCTTGCGCCAAAAAGATTCTCGAGAATTGTCTGTAGACGAACCCCATGATGAGCAAACGCTTGTCCAAAGCCGAGGCCAGGCTATTCAGAAAGTAGAGCTTGTGATGCAAACCAATGATTCGCCGTATTCACTGTTTGAATGCTTAATTCAATGGGATAGTGATATAGGTCATTTAGTTTGTATTCGCCAAGATGAACGTATACAAGAGCTAACGAATCTTGTTCAAGACCATCGGAAACGATTAGCAGATACAGATTTTGAACTGCTTGAACAAAAAGAACGTCTCGAAAAATCATTACAAAAAATTAAGCAATTGTCCGCTTCTTTTATTAAATTATCCTCTAAAGTAGGGCTTATACCTCTTTTTGGAGACTTAGACACAGCTCTTGTAGCTGAAAATACGTCCATTTTGCAAAACTTTGCACATGAAGGAAATTACACCACGCTTCTATTTGACTTTGGCGGCCTAGATATATTAACAACCGAAGGAATTCAAGCTTTTGCAGGCTTTATGCAGTCCTTCTATCTTATGGGGATCACATGCTATATTATTGGCATGAAACCGCACCATACGGCTGCTTTGAAAAATAGAACCTTTGGTGATCAAATTATTTATATGAATAACCTAAGTGAAATTATTGCTGTGAATAAAAATGTGAGTTAA
- a CDS encoding citrate synthase/methylcitrate synthase, with protein sequence MTYVKGLEGIVAAETKVGHVDGEKGQLIYRGYWAKDLAINYSFEEVSYLIWNGTLPNHDELKAFKQEMVTHRTLPANIVALMDCLPKDTEVMSALRTCISALGDPSYSWPPTKEQALAITAVTPTIIAYWYRKMNDLEVVEPNEHLDHVANYLYMINGEIPDQSLVTALNAYFVLTIEHGMNASTFSSRVISSTESDMVSAICGAIGAMKGPLHGGAPSGVITMFDEIGSEENIEPWVRKKLDNKEKIMGFGHRVYRTHDPRAEALKEVSKQISGDNGLFDLIVKIEDKTIELLNEYKPGRGIYTNVEYFAAAVMKAVELPSELFTPTFTASRVVGWTAHVVEQSENNRIYRPQSAYIGYTPVEQNQ encoded by the coding sequence ATGACATATGTTAAAGGACTAGAAGGAATCGTTGCAGCTGAAACAAAAGTAGGGCATGTTGATGGAGAGAAAGGTCAGCTGATTTATCGCGGATATTGGGCAAAAGATTTGGCCATCAATTATTCTTTTGAAGAAGTTTCTTATTTAATTTGGAACGGTACGCTGCCAAATCATGATGAGTTAAAAGCATTTAAACAAGAGATGGTGACTCATCGTACGCTTCCGGCTAATATTGTTGCGTTAATGGACTGTTTGCCAAAAGATACAGAAGTGATGAGCGCGCTTCGCACATGTATCTCGGCGTTAGGAGACCCTTCATACAGCTGGCCTCCGACAAAAGAGCAGGCGCTTGCGATTACAGCGGTAACACCTACCATTATTGCCTATTGGTATCGTAAAATGAATGATTTAGAAGTAGTAGAGCCTAACGAGCATTTGGATCATGTAGCAAACTATTTATACATGATTAACGGAGAAATTCCAGATCAAAGTTTGGTTACGGCGCTAAACGCCTATTTTGTTTTGACAATTGAGCATGGAATGAATGCCTCAACCTTCTCATCACGCGTTATTTCATCTACCGAATCTGACATGGTTTCAGCTATATGCGGAGCAATTGGCGCGATGAAAGGTCCGCTTCATGGAGGAGCTCCTTCTGGTGTTATTACCATGTTTGATGAAATTGGGAGTGAAGAGAATATTGAGCCTTGGGTTCGTAAAAAATTAGATAATAAAGAGAAAATCATGGGATTTGGTCATCGCGTTTATCGCACACATGACCCAAGAGCAGAAGCATTAAAAGAAGTATCGAAACAAATTTCAGGAGACAATGGGCTATTTGATTTAATTGTTAAAATTGAAGATAAAACCATTGAGTTACTCAATGAATACAAGCCGGGTAGAGGCATTTATACCAATGTAGAATATTTCGCTGCAGCAGTTATGAAAGCGGTTGAGCTTCCGTCTGAACTATTCACCCCAACCTTCACAGCAAGCCGTGTAGTTGGCTGGACAGCTCATGTCGTAGAGCAGTCAGAAAATAATCGTATTTACCGACCGCAGTCTGCGTATATAGGTTATACGCCAGTTGAACAAAATCAATAA
- a CDS encoding cobalamin B12-binding domain-containing protein, with product MKSQVQKFVGYLLAGDQDSAWEVVLEEIQQGKNSLDIYENLITTAMRVTGDMWEENIISVADEHVATTTCDYVLTRYRFYKKIQGHASDTAPRALLLCLEQEQHFIGLKMVALLFEEHGWNTRFLGANLPLEYAEKMAIEWKPHMVGLSVSIPYHIERLAEYTKTLDKLESRPTVMVGGRLVSQIDFRSYCSEHTRLIPDLYQLNNWLISYHKGVEVNVDA from the coding sequence ATGAAATCTCAAGTACAAAAATTTGTAGGCTATTTATTAGCTGGTGATCAAGACAGCGCTTGGGAAGTTGTGCTGGAAGAAATCCAACAGGGAAAGAACAGCCTAGATATTTATGAAAATTTAATTACAACCGCAATGCGAGTAACTGGAGATATGTGGGAAGAAAATATCATTTCTGTAGCTGATGAGCATGTTGCAACTACGACGTGTGATTATGTGCTAACTCGCTATCGCTTTTATAAAAAAATTCAGGGACACGCTTCAGACACTGCTCCAAGGGCACTGCTTCTATGCTTGGAACAAGAACAGCACTTCATTGGTTTAAAGATGGTGGCTTTATTGTTTGAGGAACATGGTTGGAATACTCGCTTTTTAGGGGCCAATCTACCTCTGGAATACGCTGAGAAAATGGCTATAGAATGGAAGCCGCACATGGTAGGATTATCTGTCAGCATTCCTTATCATATTGAGAGGCTTGCTGAATATACCAAAACTTTGGACAAATTAGAATCAAGACCAACAGTAATGGTAGGAGGGCGTTTAGTTTCTCAAATTGATTTCCGTTCTTACTGTTCTGAGCATACACGCCTAATTCCGGATCTTTACCAACTAAATAACTGGTTAATCAGTTATCACAAAGGAGTGGAAGTTAATGTCGATGCTTGA
- a CDS encoding LysR family transcriptional regulator, translated as MDIRELQHFMEVVNQKSFTKAAAAIHLSQPALSKIVKKLEEELGVDLFDRSTRKLTLTDAGQIVYGQSQKLVSTLHELHALLDDLRNLPTGDIKVGIPPLVGTVVFPMIAKNFTSKHPQVKLELVELGAKRIVELVENEQVDLGIIVLPIQNPLFHVYPFIEEEFNLYIHHEHPLADKSIVALSELREEPFVLFSKDFSLHDRIIHECIQAGFHPKIAYESSQWDLIIELVASELGIAILPKSVFPKINNPFIKSIPIAAPTPMWELGIVLKKDRYMSYATRELLSFLVDQDIILPSHTMSANS; from the coding sequence ATGGATATTCGAGAACTGCAACATTTCATGGAAGTAGTTAATCAAAAAAGTTTCACGAAAGCAGCAGCTGCAATTCACTTGTCTCAGCCAGCATTAAGTAAAATTGTAAAAAAACTAGAAGAAGAACTCGGCGTAGACCTTTTTGATCGCTCTACTCGAAAGCTGACATTAACCGATGCAGGACAGATTGTGTACGGGCAAAGCCAAAAGCTGGTATCCACTCTTCACGAGCTGCATGCTCTGTTAGATGATTTACGAAATCTGCCTACAGGAGATATTAAAGTAGGAATTCCTCCTTTAGTAGGGACTGTCGTTTTCCCAATGATTGCAAAAAACTTTACATCAAAACATCCTCAGGTGAAATTAGAGCTTGTGGAGCTTGGCGCAAAGCGAATTGTCGAACTTGTAGAAAACGAACAAGTAGACCTTGGCATTATCGTATTGCCTATTCAAAACCCTCTTTTTCACGTCTATCCGTTTATTGAAGAAGAGTTTAATTTATACATTCATCATGAGCATCCGCTGGCAGACAAATCAATCGTTGCTTTGAGCGAGCTGAGAGAAGAGCCGTTTGTCCTGTTCAGCAAAGATTTCTCTCTTCATGATCGCATTATTCATGAGTGCATTCAAGCTGGTTTTCATCCAAAAATAGCGTACGAAAGTTCTCAATGGGATTTAATTATTGAATTAGTCGCTTCTGAATTAGGTATTGCCATTTTACCAAAGTCCGTGTTTCCGAAGATCAATAACCCTTTTATTAAAAGTATTCCAATTGCCGCACCTACTCCAATGTGGGAGCTCGGCATCGTTTTGAAAAAAGATCGCTATATGTCATATGCTACACGGGAACTTTTATCCTTCCTAGTAGACCAAGACATCATTTTGCCGTCTCATACGATGTCAGCAAACTCTTAA